The proteins below come from a single Candidatus Delongbacteria bacterium genomic window:
- the xth gene encoding exodeoxyribonuclease III, whose translation MRLVSWNVNGLRSVLGKGFLDWLAGELPDVLCLQETRIHVHQIPAEATARLAELGYAGTWSTTQRAGYSGTATLVRGLEWQGAEGLGPLDSSLSHWDTEGRVVATQVGGVRLFNVYFPNGTSGPERLAYKMAFYADFQRLVESLQARGESVVICGDLNTSHREIDLARPAANRGNSGFLPEECAWVDGFLAGNAGGFLDSFRVLHPKQEGAYSWWSFRGGARSRNVGWRLDYFFISQDLAPRLIDATILDHVTGSDHCPVLLELGPARG comes from the coding sequence GTGAGACTGGTTTCCTGGAATGTGAACGGCCTGCGGTCCGTGCTGGGCAAAGGATTTCTGGACTGGCTGGCCGGCGAGCTGCCCGATGTGCTCTGCCTGCAGGAGACCCGCATCCACGTGCACCAGATTCCCGCCGAGGCCACGGCCCGGCTGGCGGAACTGGGCTACGCGGGAACCTGGTCCACCACCCAGCGCGCCGGATACAGTGGCACCGCCACTCTGGTTCGCGGGCTGGAATGGCAGGGTGCCGAAGGTCTGGGGCCGCTGGACTCCAGCCTGAGCCACTGGGACACGGAAGGCCGGGTGGTGGCCACCCAGGTGGGCGGTGTGCGCCTCTTCAATGTCTACTTTCCCAACGGCACCTCGGGGCCCGAGCGCCTGGCGTACAAGATGGCCTTCTATGCCGATTTCCAGCGTCTGGTCGAGTCCCTGCAGGCTCGCGGTGAATCGGTGGTGATCTGCGGTGACCTGAATACGTCGCACCGCGAGATCGATCTGGCCCGCCCCGCGGCCAATCGCGGCAACAGCGGTTTCCTGCCCGAAGAGTGTGCCTGGGTCGATGGATTCCTGGCCGGCAATGCGGGCGGTTTTCTCGACAGTTTTCGCGTGCTGCACCCGAAGCAGGAAGGCGCCTACAGCTGGTGGTCCTTCCGCGGCGGGGCCCGTTCACGCAACGTGGGCTGGCGCCTGGACTACTTCTTCATCAGTCAGGACCTGGCGCCCCGGTTGATCGACGCCACGATCCTGGACCATGTCACGGGCAGTGATCATTGTCCGGTTCTGCTGGAACTTGGGCCAGCGCGGGGCTGA
- a CDS encoding 50S ribosomal protein L28: MARVCEICGKGPMSGNTVSHAKNHNRRRFLPNLQSVHARLDTGERVRVKVCTCCIQAEKIRK, encoded by the coding sequence ATGGCCCGCGTATGCGAGATCTGTGGCAAAGGCCCGATGAGCGGAAACACCGTTTCCCATGCCAAGAACCACAACCGTCGGCGTTTCCTGCCCAACCTGCAGTCCGTGCATGCCCGTCTTGATACCGGCGAACGCGTTCGGGTCAAGGTCTGCACCTGCTGCATCCAGGCGGAAAAGATCCGCAAGTAG
- the aroB gene encoding 3-dehydroquinate synthase yields the protein MEQFSIQARSHSYPITIAGGQLERVLDCLRALPSPAIVVCDDNLQRCQPQWMNALREQAGHSHSISAGEGSKNLAGLNAILDRMHRAGLERGSPVVAFGGGVVGDLAGLAASLWKRGVPVIQIPTSLLAMVDSSVGGKTAINFKGVKNLVGAFWPPHAVFIDPDLLRTLPREERICGFAEIYKAAWLSSDDWAAELESRCEALLELDPEVLLPAIRKAVHFKARIVEEDEHDKGGRALLNLGHTFGHALEALSGGELRHGQAVLLGLRAAVIASGELKVSDRVLSTRMLHRLDRLLRRLDLSIPSSCRDADALVRQMRSDKKVKEGAHTLILPVRVGEARQVSVLDESQLHVVWSRMLEERATR from the coding sequence TTGGAACAGTTCTCGATCCAGGCCCGCAGCCATTCCTACCCCATCACCATTGCAGGCGGACAGCTCGAGCGTGTGCTTGACTGCCTGCGTGCCCTGCCCAGCCCGGCGATCGTCGTCTGTGATGACAACCTGCAACGCTGCCAGCCCCAGTGGATGAACGCCCTGCGCGAACAGGCGGGCCACAGCCACAGCATTTCGGCGGGCGAGGGCTCGAAGAATCTGGCCGGTCTCAACGCGATCCTTGACCGCATGCACCGGGCCGGGCTCGAGCGGGGCAGCCCGGTGGTGGCGTTCGGCGGAGGTGTGGTCGGCGATCTGGCCGGTCTTGCGGCGTCGCTCTGGAAACGGGGGGTGCCCGTGATCCAGATCCCCACCAGTCTGCTGGCGATGGTGGACAGCAGTGTGGGCGGCAAGACCGCGATCAATTTCAAGGGAGTGAAGAATCTGGTGGGCGCCTTCTGGCCGCCCCACGCGGTCTTCATCGACCCCGACCTGCTGCGGACCCTGCCCCGCGAAGAACGGATCTGTGGATTCGCCGAGATCTACAAGGCGGCCTGGCTCTCCAGCGACGACTGGGCCGCCGAACTGGAATCCCGCTGCGAAGCCCTGCTGGAGCTCGATCCCGAGGTGCTGCTGCCCGCGATCCGCAAGGCGGTGCATTTCAAGGCCCGCATCGTCGAAGAGGACGAGCACGACAAGGGAGGGCGGGCCCTGCTCAATCTGGGGCATACCTTCGGCCACGCGCTGGAGGCACTTTCGGGAGGCGAATTGCGCCACGGCCAGGCGGTCCTGCTGGGCCTGCGTGCCGCGGTGATCGCCTCGGGCGAGCTGAAAGTGTCCGACCGTGTGCTCAGCACACGCATGCTGCATCGGCTCGATCGCCTGCTTCGGCGCCTGGATCTGTCCATCCCCTCGAGCTGCCGCGATGCCGACGCGCTGGTGCGCCAGATGCGATCCGACAAGAAAGTCAAAGAGGGCGCACACACCCTGATCCTGCCGGTTCGCGTGGGTGAAGCCCGGCAGGTGAGTGTGCTCGATGAATCACAGCTGCATGTGGTCTGGAGCCGCATGCTGGAAGAAAGGGCCACCCGGTGA
- a CDS encoding 3-dehydroquinate dehydratase: protein MNVHVINGPNLDRLGKREPEVYGLESLEQLQAWLERQCPADQLTFVQSSHEGALIDALFAAEDENADGVVLNAAGYTHTSVALRDAVKTVNTPVIEVHLSNIHAREEFRRRTLTGETAKGVISGLGKFGYLAAIEFLRRGE, encoded by the coding sequence GTGAACGTGCACGTGATCAACGGCCCCAACCTGGACCGGTTGGGCAAGCGGGAACCAGAAGTCTACGGCCTGGAAAGCCTCGAACAGCTGCAGGCCTGGCTGGAGCGCCAGTGTCCTGCGGACCAGCTGACCTTCGTCCAGAGCTCGCACGAGGGAGCCCTGATCGATGCGCTCTTCGCGGCCGAGGACGAGAATGCCGACGGCGTGGTGCTGAATGCGGCCGGATACACCCACACCAGTGTCGCCCTGCGCGATGCGGTGAAGACGGTGAACACTCCGGTGATCGAAGTGCATCTGAGCAACATCCACGCCCGCGAGGAGTTCCGCCGTCGCACGCTGACCGGTGAAACGGCCAAGGGCGTGATCAGTGGCCTGGGCAAGTTCGGCTACCTGGCGGCCATCGAGTTTCTCAGGAGAGGCGAGTGA
- a CDS encoding HEAT repeat domain-containing protein encodes MTRFARLPATGLSLLLLVATPALAGTDLLQRSLSAAGLEATDLGFGLLPQQEDSLALDIVGQVLAGRRIDHWADSLGRALEEHLSLEGLGRELAATAAPLYHPLTSDQNVAPLPRNDTSARVQRRQWSEWLGTLAARRFIDPADCATLEEDLLSLSGEDDEQAAEDVFTLDQREREARLERDALVARLCREVRQRRLEGMQALLPSLDSLVLALPRLKAAFENAKARSGEIDGTVCYRDEWLLVGGSGPNIYRGELPPIVIDLGGDDLYLSPVAVTHGGVSLCLDLGGNDVYRAAEGPALAVAGLSLLLDLDGDDQYLAGDNSLATGLGGLSILLDHAGNDHYLGGQVGQGAGILGWGILVDSAGRDRYECTLYGQGYGGPAGIGLLLDGTGDDSYEARPAVTDFIRYEDHSLSLSQGFGYGMRPVLCGGLGLLVDGGGQDHYTCDIYGQGAAYWYALGALVDRGGGDTYTSWQYAQGAGIHLAGGVLLDNGGSDCYRSHGVAQGCGHDLGIGWLEDHAGEDYYLSEGLSQGAGSANGAGVLLDHTGNDLYALRIGKNSQGYGNPRRNSGSLGLFADGGGDDHYLGAGAQDSLWRGSLLGFGGDFNLDATPGAASAAATPAAEPEAPVLLDQEFDSLDTVQRLHVWAIWSTRVRHRWQAERVIVQRQLRERRDEYLPWLAGQLASAESWERHGIRETLLTFGEDALPFYAAVLDTAGSSSRGLLLWVLSDLPDVGDGDLFRPLLQRILLNEGGSRGLCLINLALREKEHGGPSCRGILEAGLAEPDPRVRAAAAYALGKLPPEDTSLNSLIAALDDPVLHVRQAARLSLLADSTRVPELLEQSLDALDASAESNALLARRLLELLSLKDPDSAMRRIEDATPAPWLEDERRLQRGERSR; translated from the coding sequence GTGACGCGCTTCGCCCGTCTCCCGGCCACCGGGCTGAGCCTGCTGCTGCTGGTGGCCACTCCGGCGCTCGCGGGTACCGACCTGTTGCAGCGCAGCCTGAGTGCGGCGGGCCTGGAAGCCACCGATCTGGGCTTCGGGCTGCTGCCCCAGCAGGAAGACAGCCTGGCTCTGGACATCGTAGGCCAGGTGCTGGCCGGCCGCCGCATCGATCACTGGGCCGATTCCCTGGGGCGCGCGCTGGAAGAACACCTGAGCCTCGAAGGCCTGGGCCGTGAGCTGGCGGCCACCGCGGCCCCCCTGTATCACCCTTTGACCAGTGACCAGAACGTGGCGCCCTTGCCCAGAAACGACACATCCGCGCGCGTGCAGCGTCGCCAGTGGAGCGAGTGGCTGGGCACGCTGGCGGCCAGGCGCTTCATCGACCCTGCGGATTGCGCCACGCTCGAAGAGGATCTGCTGTCACTGTCCGGCGAGGATGACGAACAGGCCGCCGAGGATGTGTTCACCCTGGACCAGCGTGAACGCGAAGCCCGTCTCGAACGCGACGCACTGGTGGCCCGCCTGTGTCGCGAAGTCCGTCAGCGGCGCCTGGAAGGCATGCAGGCCCTGCTGCCCTCGCTGGACAGCCTGGTGCTGGCGCTGCCGCGTCTCAAGGCGGCCTTCGAGAACGCCAAAGCCCGTTCCGGGGAGATTGACGGCACGGTGTGTTACCGGGATGAATGGCTGCTCGTGGGGGGCAGTGGTCCCAACATCTACCGGGGAGAGCTGCCGCCGATCGTGATCGATCTGGGGGGCGACGATCTCTATCTGTCCCCGGTGGCCGTGACCCATGGCGGAGTCTCGCTCTGCCTGGATCTGGGCGGCAACGATGTCTACAGGGCCGCCGAAGGCCCGGCCCTGGCGGTGGCCGGACTCTCCCTGCTGCTGGATCTGGACGGCGACGACCAGTATCTGGCCGGCGACAACAGTCTGGCCACGGGTCTGGGCGGACTCTCCATCCTGCTGGATCACGCGGGCAACGACCATTATCTGGGTGGCCAGGTGGGCCAGGGCGCGGGCATTCTGGGCTGGGGCATCCTGGTGGACAGCGCGGGCCGTGATCGCTACGAATGTACACTGTATGGCCAGGGCTACGGAGGCCCCGCGGGCATCGGCCTGCTGCTGGACGGAACCGGGGACGACAGCTACGAGGCGCGCCCCGCGGTCACCGACTTCATCCGCTACGAGGATCACAGTCTGAGCCTTTCCCAGGGCTTTGGCTACGGCATGCGTCCCGTGCTCTGTGGCGGCCTGGGGCTGCTGGTGGACGGCGGCGGACAGGACCATTACACCTGCGACATCTACGGACAGGGCGCTGCCTACTGGTACGCACTGGGTGCGCTGGTCGACCGCGGAGGCGGAGACACCTACACCTCCTGGCAGTACGCCCAGGGTGCGGGAATCCATCTTGCCGGGGGAGTGCTGCTGGACAATGGCGGCAGTGACTGCTACCGCAGCCATGGGGTGGCGCAGGGCTGCGGACACGACCTGGGCATCGGCTGGCTCGAGGATCACGCCGGAGAAGACTACTACCTCAGCGAAGGGCTCAGCCAGGGCGCCGGCAGCGCCAACGGGGCGGGAGTCCTGCTGGATCACACGGGCAATGACCTCTACGCCCTGCGCATCGGCAAGAACTCGCAGGGCTACGGCAACCCACGCCGCAACAGCGGCTCGCTGGGACTCTTCGCCGACGGCGGCGGGGATGACCATTATCTGGGCGCGGGAGCCCAGGACAGCCTCTGGCGCGGCAGCCTGCTGGGGTTCGGAGGCGATTTCAATCTTGACGCCACGCCCGGTGCGGCGTCCGCGGCTGCCACCCCAGCGGCTGAACCTGAGGCCCCGGTCCTGCTGGATCAGGAATTCGACTCGCTGGACACGGTGCAGCGTCTGCATGTGTGGGCCATCTGGTCCACGCGGGTCCGGCATCGCTGGCAGGCCGAGCGAGTCATCGTGCAGCGCCAGTTGCGCGAGCGGCGCGACGAGTATCTGCCCTGGCTGGCCGGTCAACTGGCGAGCGCGGAATCCTGGGAACGCCACGGCATCCGTGAGACACTGTTGACCTTCGGCGAGGACGCTTTGCCCTTCTACGCGGCCGTGCTGGACACGGCGGGCAGTTCCTCGCGCGGGCTGCTGCTCTGGGTGCTCTCCGACCTGCCCGACGTCGGGGATGGCGATCTGTTCCGGCCCCTGCTCCAACGCATTCTTCTGAACGAGGGCGGCAGCCGGGGGCTCTGCCTGATCAATCTGGCTCTGCGCGAGAAGGAACACGGCGGGCCCTCCTGCCGGGGGATTCTTGAGGCGGGTCTGGCCGAACCGGATCCTCGTGTGCGCGCGGCGGCAGCCTACGCACTGGGCAAGCTGCCGCCCGAGGACACCAGCCTGAACTCGCTGATCGCCGCGCTGGACGACCCCGTGCTGCACGTGCGCCAGGCCGCCCGACTCAGCCTGCTGGCCGACAGCACCCGGGTCCCCGAGCTGCTGGAGCAGAGCCTGGATGCACTGGACGCATCGGCTGAGTCCAATGCCCTGCTGGCACGCCGCCTGCTGGAACTGCTGTCACTCAAGGACCCTGACTCGGCCATGCGGCGAATCGAGGATGCCACACCGGCACCATGGCTTGAGGATGAACGGCGCCTCCAGCGCGGCGAACGGTCGCGCTGA
- a CDS encoding oligosaccharide flippase family protein: MSLARNSMLLVVGRSVASLARLVVNLLVARHFGEALQLTAEYQKIWLYFNTLFQVFLFGIPASMYYFHPRLEGEERRSFVNQSHTILFLLGGVFALCLFALAPVAARFYGVPNLPLYYSWFAFYGWTMVASSQLEAALNLAGRFQLLAALLIGEALLFSVAVLAPLKAGLDLHGTVIAITVLGCLRFLALHVLLTKRAPELAWSRWRLPLAATGRQLAWTLPITMTTLVAYLAAFLDKNIVATWFKEGGVYAVYQIGAMEVPFVSVLVGSVTAVMLPRLSRLQHEGKTGEICDLLARSVEGLAWIVFPLFTLLMVVADLVFVALLGESYRASAVPFRLYLLLFPLRIMFYGQILNTLGKARWVFWSALGDLALNAALSLYLVRVIGMPGPALATVLATFVEIGMFLWLLKATLGEPLGRIFRWQGLRLPTLFALLPVAGALAGRWLGGANILLALVLSLMGYGLLLLPVLARPEARRSLGTLFQGLRREK; the protein is encoded by the coding sequence ATGTCGCTGGCCCGCAACAGCATGCTGCTGGTCGTTGGACGCAGTGTGGCCAGCCTGGCCCGCCTGGTGGTGAACCTGCTGGTGGCGCGCCACTTCGGCGAAGCCCTGCAGCTCACGGCCGAGTACCAGAAGATCTGGCTCTACTTCAACACGCTGTTCCAGGTCTTTCTCTTCGGCATCCCCGCCAGCATGTACTACTTCCACCCGCGCCTCGAGGGCGAGGAACGGCGCAGCTTCGTCAACCAGAGTCACACGATCCTCTTTCTGCTGGGCGGAGTCTTCGCGCTCTGCCTCTTCGCGCTGGCGCCCGTGGCGGCCAGGTTCTATGGCGTGCCCAATCTGCCGCTGTACTACAGCTGGTTCGCGTTCTATGGCTGGACCATGGTCGCCAGCAGCCAACTGGAAGCCGCGCTCAACCTGGCGGGACGCTTCCAGCTGCTGGCCGCGCTGCTGATCGGCGAAGCCCTGCTGTTCTCAGTGGCCGTGCTCGCTCCGCTCAAGGCCGGGCTGGATCTGCATGGCACCGTGATCGCGATCACCGTGCTGGGCTGCCTGCGCTTCCTGGCCCTGCACGTCCTGCTGACGAAGCGCGCGCCCGAACTGGCCTGGAGCCGCTGGCGGCTGCCGCTGGCCGCCACGGGCCGGCAGCTGGCCTGGACCCTGCCGATCACCATGACCACGCTGGTGGCCTATCTGGCGGCCTTTCTGGACAAGAACATCGTTGCCACCTGGTTCAAGGAGGGCGGGGTCTACGCCGTGTACCAGATCGGGGCGATGGAAGTGCCTTTCGTGTCCGTGCTGGTGGGGTCGGTCACGGCGGTGATGCTGCCCCGGCTCTCGCGCCTGCAGCACGAAGGAAAGACCGGAGAAATCTGTGACCTGCTTGCGCGCAGCGTCGAGGGACTGGCCTGGATCGTGTTTCCGCTCTTCACCCTGCTGATGGTGGTGGCCGATCTGGTCTTCGTTGCCCTGCTGGGCGAGAGTTACCGCGCGTCGGCGGTGCCCTTCCGGCTGTATCTGCTGCTCTTCCCGCTGCGGATCATGTTCTACGGGCAGATTCTCAATACCCTGGGCAAGGCACGCTGGGTGTTCTGGAGCGCCCTGGGTGATCTGGCGCTGAACGCGGCTCTGTCCCTGTACCTTGTGCGCGTGATCGGCATGCCGGGCCCCGCCCTGGCCACCGTGCTGGCGACCTTCGTTGAAATCGGGATGTTCCTCTGGCTGCTGAAAGCCACCCTGGGCGAACCGCTGGGCCGGATCTTCCGCTGGCAGGGCCTGCGCCTGCCCACCCTCTTCGCCCTGCTGCCCGTGGCCGGAGCGCTGGCTGGCCGCTGGCTGGGAGGGGCCAACATCCTGCTGGCGCTCGTTCTGTCACTCATGGGCTATGGCCTGCTGCTGCTGCCCGTGCTGGCCCGTCCCGAGGCAAGACGCAGTCTGGGAACGCTGTTTCAGGGACTGAGGCGAGAAAAGTGA
- a CDS encoding response regulator → MDILLVDDDWQSLLSLGRFLSSEGHRIDAHQDPASALDACRNGSHDLLVSDFRLPGMDGLQLIKAVKSIQPRIKTILYSGLYSSETLQLARMQGVDKVLGKPIYIQELLAAIQCLSLPVSGPGPAIFKISGRDNDVTP, encoded by the coding sequence ATGGATATTCTGCTGGTTGATGATGATTGGCAAAGTCTGCTGAGTCTCGGTCGCTTTCTCAGCTCGGAGGGCCACAGGATTGACGCACACCAGGATCCCGCTTCCGCTCTCGACGCCTGCAGGAACGGGAGCCATGATCTGCTCGTGTCGGATTTTCGGCTGCCCGGGATGGATGGCCTGCAGTTGATCAAGGCGGTCAAGAGTATCCAGCCCCGGATCAAGACAATCCTCTATTCAGGTCTGTACTCATCGGAAACCCTGCAGCTGGCTCGGATGCAGGGTGTGGACAAAGTGCTGGGCAAGCCGATCTACATCCAGGAACTGCTGGCCGCCATTCAGTGCCTGTCACTGCCCGTGAGCGGACCCGGCCCGGCGATCTTCAAAATCTCCGGCAGGGACAACGACGTGACTCCCTGA
- a CDS encoding tetratricopeptide repeat protein produces the protein MEDRLKNFETLSDRTQRLKEAIEICELLNAQSRLAELEPYVNAALELATVLDDRLSLALAFKFQSLLHYSRLSIDRALESAFRAVKILQGLDEAVLLSNILNNIGVYYTALGIPKRGLEYFEQAIELNPQNSKAISNAGERLRDMDRVPEAIARFMQALELADTLGDELQSAHLYKNLGEVHFADGNIDTAEEHFTRALRMGRRLKDKVSSAFALIGLSRVALSRDASIESHGHAREALELAEQLDNNELRWFGLLSLADSCRAIGDDKELASVLTRSLRLHEQLYSGSITQRIAELEATYRLERKELETKRLFEQQARLASIGVMGAGITHEINQPLNAITINADGMLFKDDREKVLPREYRESVEQIHQAAMRIDEIVKHMRSFWSRPDYLKHVSFDLNEGIENALGMIRRQVASHGIALDTSLCKGPVPVLGISIHLQQIVINLVINAMHSLDNKPSGEKRITLTTSRDHACARLRVCDTGEGLPAGVEDRIFDPFYSTRPAGEGMGLGLAIVRSFIEEMKGSIECANQPEGGAMFSITLPIERRETSR, from the coding sequence TTGGAAGACAGACTGAAAAACTTCGAGACGCTGTCCGACAGGACGCAGCGCCTGAAGGAAGCCATCGAGATCTGCGAGCTGCTGAATGCGCAAAGCAGGCTTGCCGAGCTTGAACCCTATGTCAATGCGGCCCTCGAGCTGGCCACAGTCCTCGACGATCGACTGAGTCTGGCTCTGGCCTTCAAGTTCCAGTCACTGTTGCACTACAGTCGCTTGAGCATTGACCGGGCCCTGGAGTCCGCATTCAGGGCCGTCAAGATCCTGCAGGGGCTGGATGAGGCCGTCCTGCTGTCGAACATCCTCAACAACATCGGCGTGTATTACACCGCCCTGGGAATCCCGAAGCGGGGCCTGGAGTATTTCGAGCAGGCCATTGAACTGAACCCCCAAAACAGCAAAGCCATCAGCAACGCCGGCGAACGCCTGCGGGACATGGATCGGGTCCCGGAAGCCATCGCGCGCTTCATGCAGGCTCTGGAACTGGCGGACACTCTGGGCGACGAACTGCAAAGTGCCCATCTGTACAAGAACCTTGGGGAGGTACACTTTGCCGACGGCAACATCGACACGGCCGAAGAGCACTTCACCAGGGCGCTGCGAATGGGACGCCGCCTGAAGGACAAGGTATCCAGCGCTTTCGCTCTGATCGGCCTGAGCAGGGTCGCCCTCAGCAGAGATGCATCCATCGAGTCTCACGGCCATGCCCGGGAAGCCCTGGAACTGGCTGAGCAACTGGACAACAACGAGCTCAGGTGGTTCGGACTGTTGTCTCTGGCCGACAGCTGCCGGGCCATCGGCGATGACAAAGAACTGGCCTCCGTGCTCACGAGGAGCCTGCGTCTGCACGAGCAGCTGTATTCCGGGAGCATCACGCAGCGAATCGCCGAGTTGGAAGCGACCTACAGACTTGAGCGCAAGGAGCTGGAAACCAAACGGCTGTTCGAACAGCAGGCCCGGCTGGCCTCGATCGGCGTCATGGGCGCCGGGATCACCCACGAGATCAACCAGCCACTCAACGCCATCACGATCAATGCGGACGGCATGCTGTTCAAGGACGACCGGGAAAAAGTGCTGCCCAGGGAATACCGCGAGTCCGTCGAGCAGATCCATCAGGCGGCCATGCGCATCGATGAGATTGTCAAGCACATGCGCAGTTTCTGGTCCAGGCCCGACTACCTGAAACACGTGTCCTTCGACCTCAACGAGGGCATCGAGAACGCTCTGGGAATGATTCGCCGACAGGTGGCCAGCCATGGCATCGCGCTCGATACCAGCCTCTGCAAAGGCCCGGTTCCGGTGCTCGGTATCAGCATCCATCTGCAGCAGATCGTGATCAATCTCGTGATCAACGCGATGCACAGCCTGGACAACAAGCCATCCGGCGAGAAGCGGATCACGCTGACAACTTCCCGTGACCATGCGTGCGCGCGGCTCAGGGTTTGCGACACGGGAGAAGGTCTGCCCGCGGGAGTCGAGGACCGGATCTTCGATCCGTTCTATTCGACCAGACCGGCCGGTGAGGGCATGGGTCTGGGATTGGCCATCGTCAGAAGTTTCATCGAAGAGATGAAGGGCAGCATCGAATGCGCCAACCAGCCGGAGGGCGGGGCCATGTTCAGTATCACGCTGCCGATCGAGCGACGGGAGACGAGTCGATGA
- a CDS encoding sigma-54-dependent Fis family transcriptional regulator, which yields MKVLLIDDDPSSLQALERYLRDPFGHEVLTAANCSEGLAVFETQDISIVLSDIRMQGMSGLEMLNRIKASDRGCDTDVVLMTGFGDLNSCIAALRAEASDYLLKPISIKELDDVLKRIARRRQIRSAATRTAAQGTEESRSSGAKIEDGGSVFRDILPGQLVGFYSAPMRHIQQVCSKLHNQRDVPVLIEGETGTGKEVIARLIHGGDQEHRPFVPVNCSAIAPSLFESELFGYAEGAFTGAKRSGAIGRIEQAQGGTLFLDEIGEMPLDMQPKLLRVIQERELRRVGSDRIVQLDLRIICATNRSLLTLSKEGAFRSDLYYRLNTGYIHVPPLRDRLRDIFPLARLFLSQANARYGKQFSAITREAVHLLEEYPWPGNIRELKSQIDRIVLMHESRYLDAGDLEILSAGRESELSQNNRIVLELPDEGYPLEDMQETIARTVLKRMDGNITKAAKYLDVAWATLNRMAGKKKHGD from the coding sequence ATGAAGGTGCTTCTGATTGACGACGACCCCAGCAGCCTGCAGGCACTGGAGCGCTATCTGCGTGATCCCTTCGGCCACGAGGTGCTCACGGCCGCGAACTGCAGCGAAGGTCTGGCCGTGTTCGAGACGCAGGACATTTCCATTGTGCTCAGCGACATCCGCATGCAGGGCATGAGCGGCCTGGAGATGCTCAACAGAATCAAGGCGAGTGACAGGGGATGCGATACCGATGTGGTCCTGATGACGGGCTTTGGTGACCTGAACAGCTGCATCGCGGCCCTGCGGGCCGAAGCCAGCGATTACCTGCTCAAACCGATCTCCATCAAGGAACTGGACGACGTGCTCAAGCGGATTGCCAGGCGCAGGCAGATCCGCAGCGCAGCGACACGCACAGCTGCCCAAGGCACGGAGGAGAGCCGTTCATCCGGCGCGAAGATCGAAGACGGCGGCAGCGTGTTCCGCGATATTCTGCCCGGCCAGCTCGTCGGTTTCTACTCCGCCCCGATGCGCCACATTCAGCAGGTGTGCAGCAAACTCCACAACCAGCGGGATGTCCCTGTGCTCATCGAGGGCGAGACGGGTACGGGCAAGGAAGTGATCGCCAGGCTGATTCATGGTGGCGACCAGGAACACCGGCCCTTCGTCCCGGTCAACTGCTCGGCGATCGCGCCCTCACTGTTCGAGAGCGAGCTCTTCGGCTATGCGGAAGGTGCGTTCACGGGAGCCAAACGCAGCGGGGCGATCGGCAGGATCGAACAGGCCCAGGGCGGCACGCTGTTCCTGGACGAGATTGGCGAGATGCCCCTTGACATGCAGCCCAAACTGTTGCGCGTGATCCAGGAACGGGAGCTGAGGCGTGTGGGCAGTGACAGGATCGTGCAGCTTGACCTGCGGATCATCTGTGCCACCAACAGGTCACTGCTCACCCTGTCGAAGGAAGGGGCTTTCCGCAGCGATCTGTATTACAGGCTGAATACGGGTTACATCCATGTCCCGCCTCTGCGCGACCGTCTGCGGGACATCTTTCCGCTTGCCCGGCTGTTCCTCAGCCAGGCCAATGCCCGATACGGCAAACAATTCTCCGCCATCACACGCGAGGCGGTGCATCTCCTGGAGGAGTACCCATGGCCGGGCAACATCCGGGAACTGAAGAGCCAGATTGACCGCATCGTTCTGATGCACGAGAGTCGCTACCTGGATGCCGGCGATCTGGAGATTCTCAGTGCCGGGCGTGAAAGCGAGCTGAGTCAGAACAATCGGATCGTGCTTGAACTGCCCGATGAAGGCTATCCACTGGAAGACATGCAGGAAACAATCGCCCGCACGGTTCTCAAGCGAATGGATGGAAACATCACCAAGGCAGCCAAGTATCTGGACGTCGCCTGGGCGACCCTGAACCGAATGGCCGGAAAGAAGAAACACGGGGATTGA